In Labilithrix sp., a genomic segment contains:
- a CDS encoding type II/IV secretion system protein: protein MAGTGALSFDAVCKLLVAARVLGEEEARDAQVRGERERARIVRQRIGRPQSGQRGPTEAIVHPAEVIAAMFSHVSEKAVMEVVARAAGLPFVDLDPLKIDAKLAPQFLSRPFARRHTALIIGADDTNVTVAVADPYDRSLVDDLVQYVKRRPVLVISTPSDIQRLITDFYGFRVAVAGAEEQVSGGVDIGNLERYVKLKRVEDIEANDQHVVNAVEYLLHYALDQRASDVHIEPQREQSVVRMRIDGVLHRVHTLPKVVHPAVLSRIKMLARMDIAERRRPQDGRIKTARGNREVELRVSTISVAFGEKMVIRVFDPESVERDLGDLGMTDAQLAAARGFLARPNGLILVTGPTGSGKTSSLYSALRSIASPEINIVTIEDPIEIVLDSLNQVSVQPKIGLGFADALRHVLRQDPDVVMVGEVRDEDTAQIATQAALTGHLVLATLHTNDSPTAITRMLELGVDPFILASTLVGVIAQRLVRLVCADCRVETFLTPDQMSMLGMDVDALVAAGQAPSLMVAAGEGCVKCRGTGLVRRTGVFEVMSVDDKIRKLVVQRSGAREIMTQARNDGLVTLREAALRKLGKGLTTVEEVLRVTVDD, encoded by the coding sequence GTGGCAGGCACCGGCGCGCTGAGCTTCGATGCGGTCTGCAAGCTCCTCGTCGCCGCGCGGGTGCTCGGCGAGGAGGAGGCGCGCGACGCGCAGGTCCGCGGGGAGCGGGAGCGCGCGCGGATCGTGCGGCAGCGGATCGGGCGGCCGCAGTCGGGGCAGCGCGGGCCGACGGAGGCGATCGTCCATCCCGCCGAGGTCATCGCGGCGATGTTCTCGCACGTCAGCGAGAAGGCGGTGATGGAAGTGGTCGCGCGCGCGGCGGGGCTGCCGTTCGTCGATCTCGATCCGCTCAAGATCGACGCCAAGCTCGCGCCGCAGTTCCTCTCGCGGCCGTTCGCGCGCCGGCACACCGCGCTCATCATCGGCGCCGACGACACGAACGTGACGGTCGCGGTCGCCGACCCGTACGACAGGAGCCTCGTCGACGACCTCGTCCAGTACGTGAAGCGACGGCCCGTCCTCGTCATCTCGACGCCGTCGGACATCCAGCGCCTCATCACCGACTTCTACGGGTTCCGCGTCGCGGTCGCGGGCGCGGAGGAGCAGGTCTCCGGCGGCGTCGACATCGGGAACCTCGAGCGCTACGTGAAGCTGAAGCGCGTCGAGGACATCGAGGCGAACGATCAGCACGTCGTCAACGCGGTCGAATACCTCCTCCACTACGCGCTCGATCAACGCGCCTCCGACGTCCACATCGAGCCGCAGCGCGAGCAGTCGGTGGTGCGCATGCGCATCGACGGCGTCCTCCATCGCGTCCACACCCTGCCGAAGGTCGTGCACCCCGCGGTGCTCTCGCGCATCAAGATGCTCGCGCGGATGGACATCGCCGAGCGCCGGCGCCCGCAGGACGGACGGATCAAGACCGCGCGCGGCAACCGCGAGGTGGAGCTCCGCGTCTCCACCATCAGCGTCGCGTTCGGCGAGAAGATGGTCATCCGCGTCTTCGATCCCGAGAGCGTCGAGCGCGACCTCGGCGACCTCGGGATGACGGACGCGCAGCTCGCCGCCGCGCGCGGGTTCCTCGCGCGCCCGAACGGGCTCATCCTCGTCACGGGGCCGACCGGCAGCGGCAAGACGTCGTCGCTCTACTCCGCGCTCCGCTCGATCGCGTCGCCGGAGATCAACATCGTCACGATCGAGGACCCGATCGAGATCGTGCTCGATTCGCTGAACCAGGTCTCGGTCCAGCCGAAGATCGGCCTCGGCTTCGCGGACGCGCTCCGCCACGTGCTGCGGCAAGACCCCGACGTCGTGATGGTCGGCGAGGTGCGCGACGAGGACACCGCCCAGATCGCGACCCAGGCCGCGCTCACCGGCCACCTCGTCCTCGCGACGCTGCACACGAACGACTCGCCGACCGCGATCACGCGCATGCTCGAGCTCGGCGTCGATCCGTTCATCCTCGCGTCGACGCTCGTGGGCGTGATCGCGCAGCGGCTCGTGCGCCTCGTCTGCGCCGACTGCCGCGTCGAGACGTTCCTCACGCCCGATCAGATGAGCATGCTCGGGATGGACGTCGACGCGCTCGTCGCGGCGGGGCAGGCGCCGAGCTTGATGGTCGCCGCGGGCGAGGGCTGCGTGAAGTGCCGCGGGACCGGGCTCGTGCGGCGCACGGGCGTGTTCGAGGTCATGTCGGTCGACGACAAGATCCGGAAGCTCGTCGTCCAGCGCTCCGGCGCGCGTGAGATCATGACGCAGGCGCGGAACGACGGGCTCGTCACGCTGCGCGAGGCCGCGCTGCGGAAGCTCGGGAAAGGACTGACGACGGTGGAAGAGGTGCTCCGCGTGACGGTGGACGACTGA
- a CDS encoding amidohydrolase family protein, translating into MRLRSLCAAGPVAALLLFVACSDQVNPSGVKVPPGEIDGGRPTTEKTENPDGTATKHLCKVAKKGDAQKLITGTLLLPAGPAEGELLIDDKGIIACAAPDCAEAPGYDDATRIDCTEVVISPGLINAHDHISFANNPPLPASEERYEHRHDWRKGKRSHTPIPQNAPKFENAVEAAELRFIMSGVTSTASGGGAGSGADRFLRNIDSNAKQTESLPITLAVSDTFPLGDSGGALSKTCAGFSSSRKKATDIASMKGYLPHIAEGIDEEAHAEFTCQSDGVNDLIQRQTAVVHGVAVTPEDVKKYRDDLSILIWSPRSNVSLYGNTAPIGLYARLGVPIALGTDWLLSGSLNMARELKCADDLNKNYFDGVLTDRQLWQSVTANAAYATGTHGVIGELKAGLVADVVIFDASHDAKEYRAVIEAGVEDTILVLRGGKTLYGDSELLSEIGDDDCEALAVCRITKRACVSKDTDGKKTLADLEKVGRELYPLFTCKDETPKNEPSCEPVRGPTATDPNASVYAGITAGDKDGDGVPDADDNCPSTFNPIRPMDGGKQGDADGDGVGDACDRCPLESGESCTPPDADDMDGDGVPNHADNCVEDPNPDQADGDGDGKGAVCDACDDQPNPGDMACTYTVSMTQIRNPAAVGHPPPGKSRVIVKGLVVTAVKTKGSPMGFQVQDPNVNEWGGLFAATFGTAPTVKVGNVVDLEGDYTEFQGTQSQIENPKVTIVDAATSLPFGPITVAPSVYVVNASVDAEKLEGMLCQINGPIAVTVQNSDAPQDFDEFGIGDLKLRVDDFLWDELDNTFPLGHEFSKVVGICSFSHANRKIWPRSKDDLPDAP; encoded by the coding sequence ATGCGCCTTCGCAGTCTTTGTGCCGCCGGCCCCGTCGCCGCCCTCCTCTTGTTCGTCGCCTGCAGCGATCAGGTGAACCCGTCCGGCGTGAAGGTCCCGCCCGGCGAGATCGACGGCGGCAGGCCGACGACGGAGAAGACGGAGAACCCCGACGGCACCGCGACGAAGCACCTCTGCAAGGTCGCGAAGAAGGGCGACGCGCAGAAGCTCATCACCGGCACGTTGCTCCTCCCCGCCGGTCCGGCCGAAGGCGAGCTCCTGATCGACGACAAGGGCATCATCGCGTGCGCGGCGCCGGACTGCGCAGAGGCGCCGGGCTACGACGACGCGACGCGGATCGACTGCACCGAGGTCGTGATCTCGCCGGGGCTCATCAACGCGCACGACCACATCTCGTTCGCGAACAACCCGCCTTTGCCGGCGAGCGAGGAGCGCTACGAGCATCGTCACGACTGGCGGAAGGGCAAGCGCTCGCACACGCCGATCCCGCAGAACGCGCCGAAGTTCGAGAACGCGGTCGAGGCGGCGGAGCTCCGCTTCATCATGAGCGGCGTCACGTCGACCGCGAGCGGCGGCGGCGCGGGCAGCGGCGCGGACCGCTTCCTCCGCAACATCGACTCCAACGCGAAGCAGACCGAGAGCTTGCCGATCACGCTCGCGGTCTCGGACACGTTCCCGCTCGGCGACAGCGGCGGCGCGCTCTCGAAGACGTGCGCCGGCTTCTCGAGCAGCCGCAAGAAGGCGACCGACATCGCGTCGATGAAGGGTTACCTCCCGCACATCGCGGAGGGCATCGACGAAGAGGCGCACGCGGAGTTCACCTGCCAGAGCGACGGGGTGAACGACCTCATCCAGCGCCAGACCGCGGTCGTGCACGGCGTGGCGGTGACGCCCGAAGACGTGAAGAAGTACCGCGACGACCTCTCGATCCTCATCTGGTCGCCGCGCTCGAACGTCTCGCTCTACGGCAACACCGCGCCGATCGGGCTCTACGCGCGGCTCGGCGTGCCGATCGCGCTCGGCACCGACTGGCTCCTCTCCGGCTCGCTCAACATGGCGCGCGAGCTGAAGTGCGCGGACGACCTGAACAAGAATTACTTCGACGGCGTCCTCACCGATCGCCAGCTCTGGCAGTCGGTGACCGCGAACGCGGCCTACGCGACCGGCACGCACGGCGTGATCGGCGAGCTCAAGGCCGGCCTCGTCGCCGACGTCGTCATCTTCGACGCGAGCCACGACGCGAAGGAGTACCGCGCGGTGATCGAGGCGGGCGTCGAGGACACGATCCTCGTCCTCCGCGGCGGCAAGACGCTCTACGGAGACAGCGAGCTCCTCTCCGAGATCGGCGACGACGACTGCGAGGCGCTCGCCGTCTGCCGGATCACGAAGCGCGCGTGCGTGAGCAAGGACACTGACGGCAAGAAGACGCTCGCCGATCTCGAGAAGGTCGGCCGCGAGCTCTACCCGCTCTTCACGTGCAAGGACGAGACGCCGAAGAACGAGCCGTCGTGCGAGCCGGTGCGCGGTCCGACCGCGACCGATCCGAACGCGTCGGTGTACGCCGGCATCACCGCCGGCGACAAGGACGGCGACGGCGTGCCGGACGCGGACGACAACTGCCCGAGCACGTTCAACCCGATCCGTCCGATGGACGGCGGCAAGCAGGGCGACGCCGACGGCGACGGCGTCGGCGACGCGTGCGACCGGTGCCCGCTCGAGAGCGGCGAGAGCTGCACCCCGCCCGACGCCGACGACATGGACGGCGACGGCGTCCCGAACCACGCCGACAACTGCGTCGAGGATCCGAACCCCGATCAGGCCGACGGCGACGGCGACGGCAAGGGCGCCGTCTGCGACGCGTGCGACGATCAGCCGAACCCCGGCGACATGGCGTGCACGTACACCGTGTCGATGACGCAGATCCGCAACCCGGCCGCGGTGGGCCACCCGCCGCCGGGCAAGTCGCGCGTGATCGTGAAGGGCCTCGTCGTGACGGCGGTGAAGACGAAGGGCTCGCCGATGGGCTTCCAGGTCCAGGACCCGAACGTGAACGAGTGGGGCGGCCTCTTCGCGGCGACGTTCGGCACCGCGCCGACGGTGAAGGTCGGCAACGTGGTCGACCTCGAGGGCGACTACACCGAGTTCCAGGGGACGCAGAGCCAGATCGAGAACCCGAAGGTCACGATCGTCGACGCCGCGACGTCGCTCCCGTTCGGGCCGATCACGGTCGCGCCCTCGGTCTACGTCGTGAACGCCAGCGTCGACGCCGAGAAGCTCGAGGGCATGCTCTGCCAGATCAACGGGCCGATCGCGGTCACGGTCCAGAACTCGGACGCGCCGCAAGACTTCGACGAGTTCGGGATCGGCGATCTGAAGCTGCGCGTCGACGACTTCCTCTGGGACGAGCTCGACAACACCTTCCCGCTCGGACACGAGTTCTCGAAGGTCGTCGGCATCTGCTCCTTCTCGCACGCCAACCGCAAGATCTGGCCGCGCAGCAAGGACGACCTGCCCGACGCGCCGTAG
- a CDS encoding AAA family ATPase, with protein sequence MHPTGVTHDFGADLQRALRAGFTLITVATGEEGRARQLVDVACEALGLRTTYWATTSDVSMRATLEAGSAEQEVMVFLDPAPYLADPHVVRLLREIGLGARRAIVVLLGSVIELPPDLEREAAAIELPLPTRDELSALLMLVPEEERRGWDTGAFARAAAGLTMSEAARAFALARAEIDAGDAPAGVASDGVRSCDAARALKRVIAQKRRALKKSATLELVDDDVPLADVGGLDVLKAWLSSRVRAYGEDARAYGLPEPRGMLLCGVQGCGKSHASKAAASVLGLPLVRLDFAAVFANASPEQALREGLRAVTAIAPVVLWVDEIEKGLGATGGGMADARQVRVFGAFLTWLQERTAPVFVAATANEVEHLPPELARRGRFDEVFFVDLPSPQEREDVLALTLRRRGRRPDGLNLAAIAKPLDHFSGAELEQVIASALFRAFAQRRELLEEDLRAAAREIVPLATLYEEKIQALRAWGRVRARKASADRRVLDLFES encoded by the coding sequence ATGCACCCGACGGGCGTGACTCACGACTTCGGCGCCGATCTCCAGCGCGCGCTCCGCGCCGGCTTCACGCTGATCACGGTCGCGACGGGCGAAGAGGGCCGCGCGCGCCAGCTCGTCGACGTCGCGTGCGAGGCGCTGGGCCTCCGTACCACGTACTGGGCGACGACGAGCGACGTCTCGATGCGCGCGACGCTCGAGGCGGGCTCCGCCGAGCAGGAGGTGATGGTCTTCCTCGATCCCGCGCCCTACCTCGCCGATCCCCACGTCGTGCGGCTCCTCCGCGAGATCGGCCTCGGCGCGCGGCGCGCGATCGTGGTCCTCCTCGGCTCCGTGATCGAGCTCCCGCCCGACCTCGAGCGCGAGGCGGCCGCGATCGAGCTGCCGCTCCCCACCCGCGACGAGCTCTCCGCGCTCCTCATGCTCGTGCCGGAGGAAGAGCGGCGCGGCTGGGACACCGGCGCGTTCGCGCGCGCGGCGGCGGGGCTCACGATGTCGGAGGCGGCGCGCGCGTTCGCGCTCGCGCGCGCGGAGATCGACGCCGGCGACGCACCTGCCGGAGTCGCGAGCGACGGCGTGCGCTCGTGCGATGCTGCACGAGCGCTGAAGCGCGTCATCGCGCAGAAGCGGCGCGCGCTGAAGAAGAGCGCGACGCTGGAGCTCGTCGACGACGACGTGCCGCTCGCGGACGTCGGCGGCCTCGACGTGCTGAAGGCGTGGCTCTCGTCGCGCGTGCGCGCCTACGGCGAGGACGCGCGCGCGTACGGTCTGCCCGAGCCGCGCGGGATGCTCCTCTGCGGGGTGCAGGGGTGTGGCAAGTCGCACGCGAGCAAGGCGGCCGCGAGCGTGCTCGGCCTCCCGCTCGTGCGCCTCGACTTCGCGGCGGTGTTCGCGAACGCGTCGCCGGAGCAGGCGCTGCGCGAGGGCCTGCGCGCGGTGACGGCGATCGCGCCGGTCGTCCTGTGGGTCGACGAGATCGAGAAGGGGCTCGGCGCGACCGGCGGCGGGATGGCGGACGCGCGGCAGGTGCGCGTCTTCGGCGCGTTCCTCACCTGGCTGCAAGAGCGCACCGCGCCGGTCTTCGTCGCCGCGACCGCGAACGAGGTGGAGCACCTCCCGCCGGAGCTCGCGCGGCGCGGCCGCTTCGACGAGGTCTTCTTCGTCGACCTCCCGTCGCCGCAGGAGCGCGAGGACGTGCTCGCGCTCACGCTGCGCCGCCGCGGCCGCCGGCCGGACGGGCTGAACCTCGCCGCGATCGCGAAGCCGCTCGATCACTTCTCCGGCGCCGAGCTCGAGCAGGTGATCGCGAGCGCGCTGTTCCGCGCGTTCGCGCAGCGCCGCGAGCTGCTCGAGGAGGACCTCCGCGCCGCCGCGCGCGAGATCGTCCCGCTCGCCACCCTCTACGAGGAGAAGATCCAGGCGCTCCGCGCGTGGGGCCGCGTCCGCGCGCGCAAGGCGTCCGCCGATCGACGCGTGCTCGACCTCTTCGAGAGCTAG
- a CDS encoding TlpA family protein disulfide reductase — translation MAKEEEEDATERDREEDDDADDEAPESEEPAPKRRAAKAKKEEPKEQPAIALAPMAHLAFVIAAAVGVYSFVSVAKEGEMRRRCTPTCILRPNYVGYERKAPSFTLKDIKGHDVSLESYRGKVVVLNFWTKTCGPCMEEMPEIADLARILKPQSDVAVVTVSTDDTAQEAIDTLKSVLRENEPPFSVLMDPDAKIVRGKYGTSLYPETWIIDKDGVIRARFDGAREWSNAAVVELVNQIRIGGYCPVESKNGKLTGPSAGVCEGLSGG, via the coding sequence GTGGCGAAGGAAGAAGAAGAGGACGCGACGGAGCGCGACCGCGAGGAAGACGACGACGCCGATGACGAGGCGCCGGAGAGCGAAGAGCCCGCGCCGAAGCGTCGTGCCGCGAAGGCGAAGAAGGAGGAGCCGAAGGAGCAGCCCGCGATCGCGCTCGCGCCGATGGCGCACCTCGCGTTCGTGATCGCCGCTGCGGTCGGGGTCTACAGCTTCGTCTCCGTCGCGAAGGAGGGTGAGATGCGTCGTCGCTGCACGCCGACGTGCATCCTCCGCCCCAACTACGTCGGCTACGAGCGCAAGGCGCCGAGCTTCACGCTGAAGGACATCAAGGGCCACGACGTCTCGCTCGAGAGCTACCGCGGCAAGGTCGTCGTCCTGAACTTCTGGACGAAGACATGCGGCCCCTGCATGGAGGAGATGCCGGAGATCGCCGACCTCGCGCGCATCTTGAAGCCGCAGAGCGACGTCGCGGTCGTCACCGTGTCGACCGACGACACGGCGCAGGAGGCGATCGACACGCTCAAGTCCGTCCTCCGCGAGAACGAGCCGCCGTTCTCCGTCTTGATGGATCCCGACGCGAAGATCGTGCGCGGCAAGTACGGCACGAGCCTCTACCCGGAGACGTGGATCATCGACAAGGACGGCGTCATCCGCGCGCGCTTCGACGGCGCACGCGAGTGGTCCAACGCCGCCGTCGTCGAGCTCGTGAACCAGATCCGCATCGGCGGCTACTGCCCGGTCGAGTCGAAGAACGGCAAGCTCACGGGCCCGAGCGCCGGCGTCTGCGAAGGCCTCAGCGGCGGCTGA
- a CDS encoding polysaccharide deacetylase family protein, whose product MNPEASIAKAWQIADGPHRRHGDKRRIVTLTFDDGPFPETTPRVLELLAKHDVKATFFVIGRYLDGDGERAAASRAVLEKTAAAGHLIGNHTHDHSLLTNITHTQVLDQIDRGASSIERVLGNKPLLIRPPYGQLDDFGQGAVRDRGLDIVLWNVETKDMERDDTNAMYRELVHQLAVKEGGVVLLHDIRWSSIRLLERLLDYLAAKRWDPARPNRAGYVVVDMPTYLREVEASPPQHRARARKKTGPRR is encoded by the coding sequence TTGAACCCCGAGGCTTCGATCGCAAAGGCTTGGCAGATCGCGGATGGGCCGCATCGGCGGCACGGCGACAAACGGCGGATCGTCACGCTCACGTTCGACGACGGGCCGTTCCCCGAGACGACGCCGCGCGTCCTCGAGCTCCTCGCCAAGCACGACGTGAAGGCCACGTTCTTCGTCATCGGTCGCTACCTCGACGGGGACGGGGAGCGCGCCGCGGCGTCGCGCGCGGTCCTCGAGAAGACGGCGGCGGCGGGGCACCTCATCGGGAACCACACCCACGATCACTCGCTCCTCACGAACATCACGCACACGCAGGTGCTCGATCAGATCGACCGCGGCGCGTCGTCGATCGAGCGCGTCCTCGGCAACAAACCGCTCCTCATCCGCCCGCCCTACGGCCAGCTCGACGACTTCGGGCAGGGCGCCGTCCGCGACCGCGGGCTCGACATCGTGCTGTGGAACGTCGAGACGAAGGACATGGAGCGCGACGACACGAACGCGATGTACCGCGAGCTCGTGCACCAGCTCGCGGTGAAGGAGGGCGGCGTCGTCCTGCTCCACGACATCCGCTGGAGCTCGATCCGCCTCCTCGAACGCCTCCTCGACTACCTCGCCGCGAAGCGCTGGGACCCGGCGCGCCCGAACCGCGCCGGCTACGTCGTCGTCGACATGCCGACCTACCTCCGCGAGGTCGAAGCCTCCCCACCCCAACACCGCGCCCGCGCCCGCAAAAAAACCGGACCCCGCCGATAG
- a CDS encoding radical SAM protein — MSRLHDRIRTRLAAEVGRLDKQAPFTVALLYPSPYAAAMSSLGYQRIYRAIQEEPGLACERFVLDDEAEHDLSAQARPISYESRRGLDELPVVAASIAYEGEIAGLLTMLEAAGIPPLREDRDDRHPRVVAGGPLTFSNPLPLAPFCDAIVVGEAEVLVLDVLRVLERAPRREAAWEELASLPHVFVPAHHGETLPVVAKVPDEMIPAWAPIRTPHAVLSDMFLVETERGCSRRCTYCVMRRSTNGGMRLAPKEKILGLVPEDARRVGLVGAAVSDHPKVVEIINTLADRGCEVGLSSLRPDRLNEDFVAALRRGGQSVLTTAMDGPSERMRELLERKAKEKHLFRCAELARKHGMKHLKLYLMIGLPGESDDDIDECVRFTTELTKLAPIALGIAPFCAKRNTPLDGQPFAGIDVVEHRLDRLRRGLRGRADVRSTSAKWAWVEYVLAQGGAAEGLATLEAARAGGSFAAYRKAFAKLDHGKGKTQRTRRSLAIAQV, encoded by the coding sequence ATGTCGCGCCTCCACGACCGCATTCGCACCCGGCTCGCCGCCGAGGTGGGGCGGCTCGACAAGCAGGCGCCGTTCACGGTCGCGCTCCTCTATCCGTCGCCGTACGCGGCGGCGATGAGCTCGCTCGGCTACCAGCGCATCTACCGCGCGATCCAGGAGGAGCCGGGCCTCGCGTGCGAGCGCTTCGTCCTCGACGACGAAGCGGAGCACGATCTGTCCGCGCAGGCGCGCCCGATCTCGTACGAGTCGCGCCGCGGCCTCGACGAGCTCCCCGTCGTCGCGGCGAGCATCGCCTACGAAGGCGAGATCGCGGGCCTCCTCACGATGCTGGAGGCGGCCGGCATCCCGCCGCTCCGCGAAGACCGCGACGACCGTCACCCGCGCGTCGTCGCGGGCGGTCCCCTCACCTTCTCGAACCCGCTCCCGCTCGCGCCGTTCTGCGACGCGATCGTCGTCGGCGAAGCGGAGGTGCTCGTCCTCGACGTGCTGCGCGTGCTCGAGCGCGCGCCGCGACGCGAGGCGGCGTGGGAGGAGCTCGCGTCGCTGCCGCACGTCTTCGTCCCGGCGCACCACGGCGAGACGTTGCCCGTCGTCGCGAAGGTGCCGGACGAGATGATCCCGGCGTGGGCGCCGATCCGCACGCCGCACGCGGTCCTCTCGGACATGTTCCTCGTCGAGACCGAGCGCGGCTGCTCGCGTCGCTGCACCTACTGCGTCATGCGGCGCTCCACGAACGGCGGCATGCGGCTCGCGCCGAAGGAGAAGATCCTCGGCCTCGTCCCGGAGGACGCGCGCCGGGTCGGCCTCGTCGGCGCGGCGGTGAGCGATCACCCGAAGGTGGTCGAGATCATCAACACGCTCGCCGATCGCGGCTGCGAGGTCGGGCTCTCGTCGCTCCGTCCCGATCGGCTGAACGAAGACTTCGTCGCCGCCCTCCGCCGCGGCGGCCAGAGCGTGCTCACCACCGCGATGGACGGACCCTCCGAGCGGATGCGCGAGCTCCTCGAGCGGAAGGCGAAGGAGAAGCACCTCTTCCGCTGCGCCGAGCTCGCGCGGAAGCACGGGATGAAGCACCTGAAGCTCTATTTGATGATCGGCCTCCCGGGCGAGAGCGACGACGACATCGACGAGTGCGTCCGCTTCACGACCGAGCTCACGAAGCTCGCGCCGATCGCGCTCGGCATCGCGCCGTTCTGCGCGAAGCGCAACACGCCGCTCGACGGCCAGCCGTTCGCGGGCATCGACGTGGTGGAGCATCGCCTCGATCGCCTCCGCCGCGGCCTCCGCGGCCGCGCCGACGTCCGCTCCACGAGCGCGAAGTGGGCCTGGGTCGAATACGTCCTCGCGCAGGGCGGCGCGGCCGAGGGCCTCGCGACGCTCGAGGCCGCCCGCGCCGGCGGCAGCTTCGCGGCCTACCGCAAGGCCTTCGCGAAGCTCGATCACGGCAAGGGCAAGACGCAACGCACCCGCCGCAGCCTCGCGATCGCGCAGGTGTGA
- the hflX gene encoding GTPase HflX, with the protein MSGKERPKAVLVAVHFPRVDDLELASSLEELGRLVGTLGYQVVARITQPRPHLEAAAVIGEGKLHELAEITGGSGRLESSAPKRRDKARLRREEEEEEAEVEEAEGAAATAKVDLVAVDHDLSPSQARNLERATGVQVLDRTGVIIEIFHRHAKSREARLQVEIARLTYTAPRLRESPGGKERQRGRGAGEAALELDRRKIRDRIAELREELAAVQRDQDVRRYHRRQARRVALVGYTNAGKSSLMRALTASEVYVEDKLFATLDTTVRALHPEAKPRILVSDTVGFIKKLPHDLVASFKSTLDEALEASHLLHVVDAADPSWPAQLEVTRDVLAEIGAADVPSTLVMNKIDLLPPEEVALLRARFPDAWLVSARDPADVAAVRERIIAIFEAAYEEVALTVPYDRQGILSEMHDAGRVVEEQWEEAGVIVRWRADAESIGRIRSKLKA; encoded by the coding sequence TTGTCCGGCAAAGAACGCCCGAAGGCCGTGCTCGTCGCGGTCCACTTCCCTCGCGTCGACGACCTCGAGCTCGCCTCCAGCCTCGAAGAGCTCGGTCGCCTCGTCGGCACGCTCGGCTACCAGGTCGTCGCGCGCATCACGCAGCCGCGCCCGCACCTCGAGGCCGCCGCCGTCATCGGCGAAGGCAAGCTGCACGAGCTCGCCGAGATCACCGGCGGCAGCGGTCGCCTCGAGTCCTCCGCGCCGAAGCGGCGCGACAAGGCACGCTTGAGGCGCGAAGAAGAAGAGGAGGAGGCGGAGGTCGAAGAAGCGGAGGGGGCGGCGGCGACGGCGAAGGTCGACCTCGTCGCGGTGGACCACGATCTCTCGCCGAGCCAGGCGCGGAACCTCGAGCGCGCGACGGGCGTGCAGGTGCTCGACCGCACCGGCGTGATCATCGAGATCTTCCATCGCCACGCGAAGAGCCGCGAGGCGCGGCTGCAGGTCGAGATCGCGCGGCTCACGTACACCGCGCCGCGGCTCCGCGAGTCGCCGGGCGGGAAGGAGCGGCAGCGCGGGCGAGGCGCGGGCGAGGCGGCGCTCGAGCTCGATCGACGCAAGATCCGCGACCGCATCGCGGAGCTCCGCGAGGAGCTCGCGGCGGTGCAGCGCGATCAGGACGTGCGTCGCTACCACCGGCGCCAGGCGCGCCGCGTCGCGCTCGTCGGCTATACGAACGCGGGAAAATCGTCGCTCATGCGCGCGCTCACCGCGAGCGAGGTGTACGTCGAGGACAAGCTCTTCGCGACGCTCGACACGACCGTGCGCGCGCTCCATCCCGAGGCGAAGCCGCGCATCCTCGTGAGCGACACGGTCGGGTTCATCAAGAAGCTGCCGCACGACCTCGTCGCGAGCTTCAAGTCGACGCTCGACGAGGCGCTCGAGGCGTCGCACCTCCTCCACGTCGTCGACGCCGCGGACCCGTCGTGGCCGGCGCAGCTCGAGGTGACGCGCGACGTGCTCGCGGAGATCGGCGCGGCTGACGTGCCGTCGACGCTCGTGATGAACAAGATCGACCTCCTTCCGCCGGAGGAGGTCGCGCTCCTCCGCGCGCGCTTCCCCGACGCGTGGCTCGTCTCGGCGCGCGATCCCGCCGACGTCGCGGCGGTGCGCGAGCGCATCATCGCGATCTTCGAGGCGGCCTACGAAGAGGTGGCGCTCACCGTGCCGTACGATCGCCAGGGGATCCTGAGCGAGATGCACGACGCGGGGCGCGTGGTCGAGGAGCAGTGGGAGGAGGCCGGCGTCATCGTGCGCTGGCGCGCGGACGCGGAGTCGATCGGCCGGATCAGGAGCAAGCTAAAGGCCTGA